In Phaseolus vulgaris cultivar G19833 chromosome 3, P. vulgaris v2.0, whole genome shotgun sequence, the sequence AAGGTTACTAGTTTTGCTACTTCATAATGGACAAGTTTGAAATGAGAAGCTATGTTGTTGAGATATATAGTTTTGTTGTAATGTTTATTATATGATCCAGGTTTCATTTGCTGGCTGAATTTGATGATGGTAAACGAAGCTGCCGTAAACGCCTTGCAGGTCATAATGAGCGTAGAAGAAAGCCACAAATGGGGATTCATCCCGGAAAGTCTGGGAGGTTGCTTCAGCCATGTGGGGgtaataaaatattcttaaaatagTTCATGACATAGCTCTCCTCTCTCCTACACTTCCCTTTTCTCTTAAATTCCCATCTTACTTTTGGACACATGCACATTCAACCTCGCATTCTTCATTGATTAGATTTCATGTGATTGGCTACTTAATTATAACTCTGTTGGCACTAAAAAGTATAGAAGCACGCCTTTGAAAAGGTTGTTTCTTTTCCTTGTCCATTTCTACCTTTTCCAAGGCTTCATGTAATCCTCCATACAGCCTCAGAAATGATTCAAAGTTTTTGTTCGCCTTTCTGTTTAACATCTCACTTGATTCCCGTCCATACTATGGTACATTTGTCATACAGATTTCTGTCAGGTTTCATTCTGATGTCAGTGTCAATATTAACTCTTTGTGTTCAAACAGCCACACTTCAAAACATGTAATGTGGTCCAACTTATATTATATTCTAGAGGTAATCTACTAATTGGTATCCTGCTTTGTCACCCACCCAACAGAATAAATATGAATTTTCAAATGTTGATTTACCTGATGAATATATAATATATCTATAAGATATGCTGTGTCATCTCATAGCCACATTTGTTTCAAAATGTTTATTCTtcatttattttctgttttgacCTTGTGTAAACTAACTTCCTTTATTTTTGGGCTACATTGTCTAACTAGTTTTAATTTGGACTCTGTTGTTAGCAAATGTTAAGTGACTTCTTGAACAAAAGATTGGTGTTATCTCTTAGGGGAACTGTCCTTCAACTAGGTGAGGTTGACATGGACCACGCAATGTCTTTAGACTTTAAAACCAAAATTTCGTAGATGTTATTACCATGAGGTCTCTGTTGACAAATTCTCCAATGTCCTTCTCGGTCCACCTCTCCTCCTTCACATGGCTAAAACCATGCAATCTAAATTTCTCACACCACAGGTGCCACACATCCATCTCCCTGTTGATTAATCATTAACATCAACATGAAGCCCAATCAGCTGGAAATAACTTCCGAGCTTTTATACCATATACTAACCTTAATATTCTATGATATAGCTCAACTGTTGCCACTCTTTTTTCTGTTTCTAATTAACAAGGGTGAAAAAAGAGATGAAGCAGTGAGAGAGTTGTACGTTActgttttaagttttttttaattgtttcatgaaatgaaataaacttctttattgttaaaaaattgTGATAAAACATCAAAAGTGTGTTAAAAAATTTCTAGTTGTTTTAATATTCAGAAACTCTTGAATTGGTCTTTAAATTGTATGGGACGTGCCCAAATTCTAAAGCTACTTTTGTTCCTTAATCATATTTTGAACCATTTAATTTACTCAGTTAATTTTAGATGGTTTCACGACTCTTGTAAGAACTGATTCCCCAACGCCAGGTTTCTCTACTTTTTTAGTCATCTGTTATTAGTAAAGTTGTTTGAATTTGATAAGGATCATGTGGTTGCAGATAGCAGATTTCAGGGAACTATGCTAACATCATCCTTTATCCGCCCAGAGATGCTTCCTAGTGGGGTCATGTGTTCTGAGAAATATGGTATGAGTGGCTTCTGGCGACATATCAAAGCAGAACACGGAGCTGGCTTTAGGCATCTTTCTTCTATGCCTGTATCCAATGGACATCCTCAGTCAAGATCATTATTTCCGTCATATAACGGAAAACAATTTCCTTTTCTTCAAGAAAATTGTGCAACATCCACCACAGGAAGCATCTTCTGTGAGAGCAATAGCCACTATCCACCTACCCTCAGGGCACAAGATTCTGGGTTAAGGCCACTATTCCAGGACACCATAGGAAATGAGGACTTCAATGTTTTTGATACAGCATCAACTGTTCAAGGATTATCGGGGATTTCAGACTCATGTTGTGCTCTCTCTCTTCTGTCATCTCAATCCCAGAACTCTTCTAGCCAATCATCAGGAATTCCCTTGGTTCACTCCTTGGTTATTCCAAGCAGTCATGGCCATCACTATAGCATGAGTCAGGTGTCTGAAAAGATAGGAATAAGCTCACAGACTTCTTCAAGCCGAGTGTCAGATAGTTTTCCTTCAGAACTGAATCATGCAGATGGAAGTCATCTCAGTCCTGTGTTAATATCAGACCATAATGATATTGTAAACTTTGATATGACAGATGGTATCTTCCATGGTTCTGAATTCATGAATGTGAAGGATAGACTTTCCTGCGAAGATGGTGCAACCATCGACTTGCTGCAATTGTCATCACAGCTTCAGCGAGTTGAGCATGAGAGGCAATCCATGCAGGTGAAGCAGGAGAATGATTCTTCTTGCACTCTGCGGATTACATAAAATGCTTTGGAAGAGGTACGTTTTCCtgttttgtgaaaatttggtgACCTAATTTCTCTATGCGGACTACATTGGCACTTTGCCTCAGGTAAACTTGTGGTTACCACTCTTCACTATGCACTAGCTTATACCATGCTTCCTCCATTCCTCTGCTTTCGAGGAAAacgaaaaataatatttgaggCTGTCATTTAAGGCTCTATTTTAAAATGACTAATTAAATTATGTGAACTAACACCATCAGTGAAAGAGACTTTTtcttattcaatttttattaaattgtaGATCTTTAACATACTTTTCCGATCTAATATTGATACCGGTGTAAAAACTGTAAAAATGATGTATTGTGACATTAATGAGTTTGACATTAATAACATCTTGCATTGTCAAACTCATTAATTACTTTGACATTAACAATATATTATTGAATGGAAGTATAACATTTTTACACTCATAATGCATAAAATAAAACACCATCTCTTTTGGGTCTCTGGCCAAACAAACAAGTCATCATCCCCTTGAGCAATTAAGGGAAACGGTGTCTCACTTGCATG encodes:
- the LOC137807695 gene encoding squamosa promoter-binding-like protein 6, giving the protein MESWSFVPEEKECVSNEALSPPNTLGRTINSFLGWELKTPCGFSNEMLGLGQHTIENQGFEELGFPEMLGKHLSDDLIASVSSRKVDAGRQHQPSDRITGTVVDAPSGFSQRGDSNSKLSNSNSLIDLKLGRFADHGDAIDPGFSKVLSSSESSTPPKRARVSGVHSQTAYCQVYGCNKDLSSCKDYHKRHKVCEVHSKTATVIVNGIEQRFCQQCSRFHLLAEFDDGKRSCRKRLAGHNERRRKPQMGIHPGKSGRLLQPCGDSRFQGTMLTSSFIRPEMLPSGVMCSEKYGMSGFWRHIKAEHGAGFRHLSSMPVSNGHPQSRSLFPSYNGKQFPFLQENCATSTTGSIFCESNSHYPPTLRAQDSGLRPLFQDTIGNEDFNVFDTASTVQGLSGISDSCCALSLLSSQSQNSSSQSSGIPLVHSLVIPSSHGHHYSMSQVSEKIGISSQTSSSRVSDSFPSELNHADGSHLSPVLISDHNDIVNFDMTDGIFHGSEFMNVKDRLSCEDGATIDLLQLSSQLQRVEHERQSMQVKQENDSSCTLRIT